The genomic window GCAAATAAATTGCTTAACATTGCATTTTCGTTCATAATAGAAAGATAAAAAATGAAACGTTTTTCATTCCATTTCGTATTTAAAGAAAACGAAACTATTAACCTGCTGGAGGTTCCACTATGAGTGATAAATCATTACAAAATCATAACCAAGACGAAGCATTACAGTCTTCTGAAGGTATAGACAACCAATCATCAAATCTTCCATCAATGGAAAGTGAAACGGATTTAAATGACCTGTTAAAAAAGCTCGACACCTTAGGAGAAGCAGAGCAACGTGAAGCTGGTGAATCGTTAGAAGCATTAAAACGTCCTGTTCGAGAAATGATGGGTGATGAATCAAATACATTGCCAAAACAACTACATGAACTGCGAGAAGTTGTCGGGCAGCTTGAGCCTGACCACCTAAAAGATTCACAAATGAAGAAACTGTTTAATCGCCTTATTCGCCGTAACCCAATTGAACAATACGTTCGACGCTATCAAACTGTTGAAGCACAAGTTGATCACATTGTAGAAGGTTTGTTGACAGGAAAAGATAAGCTCCAAGAAGATAACGTTATGTTGAAAGAACTAAAAGTTGTCGCAAGAGAGCGGATCGGTAATTTAAACGAACAAATCACTATGGGTAAAGAACTGCATGCAATGCTTGAAAAAGAGATGACGTCAGAAAAATGGGCTGACAATGCCAACGAATTGAAAAAAGGTCAGCTAAAAGTGACTACGCGAATGAAAAACATGCAGCAAGCCGTTATGGTGTTGCAGCAATCTCTTGCATCTGTCGATCTTATAATGGAAAATAATGAAAAGCTTGAGGAAGCCATTTTTAATGCGATTACGATGACGAAGAATATTATTACAGTGACAGCTTCTATTCAGCTCGCGTTAACGAATCAGAAAAAGGTTATTTCTGCTGTACAAAATGTTAATCAAGCAACCGAGTCTATGTTGCTATCAAATGCTGAACTGTTAAAACAAAATACAGAAGAAACGCTCAAAACGTTAGAAGAGCCTGCGATTGCCCTTGATGCATTCCGTAAAGCATACGATAATGTCTACAAAGCCATCGAACTTACGGAAGAATCAAATGAGCGTATTGTTTCAAGCGGCAAGCAATTTATAGAAGAAATGGATAAATTAAACTCAGAAATGCAAACGAAATTGTTAAATCGCTAAAACTGCAGGAGGTAGAGATGTGTGAAATTCTTTTCTACGACAGGACTACTTGATTTCTTCACACCTGCTTATAAGCGGCCTGTTGATGATC from Shouchella hunanensis includes these protein-coding regions:
- a CDS encoding toxic anion resistance protein, producing MESETDLNDLLKKLDTLGEAEQREAGESLEALKRPVREMMGDESNTLPKQLHELREVVGQLEPDHLKDSQMKKLFNRLIRRNPIEQYVRRYQTVEAQVDHIVEGLLTGKDKLQEDNVMLKELKVVARERIGNLNEQITMGKELHAMLEKEMTSEKWADNANELKKGQLKVTTRMKNMQQAVMVLQQSLASVDLIMENNEKLEEAIFNAITMTKNIITVTASIQLALTNQKKVISAVQNVNQATESMLLSNAELLKQNTEETLKTLEEPAIALDAFRKAYDNVYKAIELTEESNERIVSSGKQFIEEMDKLNSEMQTKLLNR